The Labilibaculum sp. sequence GTTTTCTTACGGCTTGTTTTTCTTTTGAATTTATACCTGATCAATTCAGGGAGTAAGAAGGGGAGAAATATAAGATAATTTGCTTGTGTATGCATTTTTTAGGGGGGTGTGCTAAAAATCTTATTTTCGTTGCTCGAAAACGATTTCGAAAAACTGCTGTAAAACAGGTTTTGGCTTGGCTAAATCAATCGACTTTATCGTCTGTAAGCATTGATTTTATTGGCTTTATGTGCTTTTTTGGTTGTGTGTTCTAAATTTTGATTTCCGCTTGGATATTCAGTTGAAACTAAGCTATTTTATCCCTCAATAACAAATGATAGCAACAACACAATTTAAAACAGGCGTATTATGACAAGGGATGAATATTTAATGGATCCAAATAAGTTGGTTCAATTCCTTCAAAAACCAAGCTGCGAGTTCACAAAAGAGGACCTGATAAGATATATAGCAGAGAATGGAATTAAGATGATTAATTTCCGTTACGTTGCTGAGGATGGAAAACTGAAAACCTTAAACTTTATTATTACCGGTAAAAATCATTTGGATAGCATTCTATCTTCCGGCGAGCGTGTTGATGGATCAAGTTTGTTCTCTTATATAGGAGCAGGTTCAAGTGATTTATATGTGATTCCTAGATTTAAAACGGCATTTGTGAATCCGTTTTCTGAAGTTCCATGTTTGGATATTCTTTGTTCGTTTTATACGGCCGAAGGAAAACCAATGGAAAGTGCTCCTGAGTACATTCTAAAAAAGGCACATGATAACTTTAAAAATACTACAGGACTTACTTTTAAGGCAATGGGTGAGCTCGAGTATTATATTAAAAGTTCAAATCATACATTATATCCCGACGTTGATCAAAAAGGATATCACAGTTCTCAACCTTTTACCAAATGGGAAGGTTTAAGACGTGAAGCAATGGTTTTAATTGCTCAATGCGGAGGGAAAATAAAATACGGACACTCAGAGGTTGGGAATTTCTCATCTGGTGATGATGGTTATGAGCAGCATGAAATTGAATTTTTGCCGGTTGAGGCAGAGGATGCCGTTGATCAGTTGGTTGTTGCAAAATGGATTGTGAGAATGTTGGCTGCTCGTGAGAAAGCATTGGTGAGCTGGGCTCCAAAAATTACCGTTGGTAAGGCTGGCAGTGGGTTGCATATTCATATGTTGGTTGAGAAAGATGGCAAAAATATCTGTATCGAAAATGGAAAGCTGAGTGATACCGCTAAGAGAATGATTGCTGGTATTTTGAAGTTGTCAGGAGCATTAACGGCTTTTGGAAATACGATTCCGACTTCTTATTTGCGTTTGGTTCCACATCAGGAGGCTCCGACTTACGTTTGTTGGGGAGACCGTAATCGCTCTGTTTTGGTGCGGGTTCCTCTTGGTTGGGTAGGTACCACAGATATGATTAAGAGTGTGAATCCATTCGAGCCGGCTGATGCAAGAGATT is a genomic window containing:
- a CDS encoding glutamine synthetase family protein produces the protein MTRDEYLMDPNKLVQFLQKPSCEFTKEDLIRYIAENGIKMINFRYVAEDGKLKTLNFIITGKNHLDSILSSGERVDGSSLFSYIGAGSSDLYVIPRFKTAFVNPFSEVPCLDILCSFYTAEGKPMESAPEYILKKAHDNFKNTTGLTFKAMGELEYYIKSSNHTLYPDVDQKGYHSSQPFTKWEGLRREAMVLIAQCGGKIKYGHSEVGNFSSGDDGYEQHEIEFLPVEAEDAVDQLVVAKWIVRMLAAREKALVSWAPKITVGKAGSGLHIHMLVEKDGKNICIENGKLSDTAKRMIAGILKLSGALTAFGNTIPTSYLRLVPHQEAPTYVCWGDRNRSVLVRVPLGWVGTTDMIKSVNPFEPADARDFSSKQTFEFRVPDGSADIYSLMAGLIVAGQYGLKMEDGLQVANELYADVDIFAPHYKEKLDGLKQLPTCCWESADCLLEQREIFEQNGIFPKGRLDAVVKKLKLYEDNGLNDRILGNVDKIMAIVNDYIHCM